The proteins below are encoded in one region of Apium graveolens cultivar Ventura chromosome 4, ASM990537v1, whole genome shotgun sequence:
- the LOC141716763 gene encoding BAG family molecular chaperone regulator 2-like, which yields MIKLRSKRFFRSNSSKLRGADNGGSNSGKGASMPVGEIKWELRPGGMLVQKRDSSCASTDSSGDEIIVVKVSTVSQCHDVSIQSTSTFGELKMILAVITSLEPKEQRILFKGKEREDEDHLHMVGVRDKDKVLLLEDPAIKEEKKLLGLTGRVRPIGPPPAYQTITV from the exons ATGATCAAGTTGAGATCAAAGAGGTTTTTCAGAAGCAACTCATCTAAACTACGTGGAGCCGACAACGGCGGTAGCAATAGCGGCAAAGGCGCTTCCATGCCTGTGGGTGAAATCAAATGGGAGCTTCGTCCCGGTGGCATGCTTGTCCAAAAGAGAGATTCTTCTTGTGCATCAACAGATAGCTCCGGTGATGAAATTATTGTTGTTAAAGTATCAACCGTTTCTCAATGCCATGATGTTTCTATCCAATCAACTTCCACTTTTG GGGAATTAAAGATGATATTAGCGGTAATAACAAGTTTGGAGCCAAAAGAGCAGAGAATCTTGTTCAAAGGAAAAGAAAGAGAAGATGAAGACCATCTTCACATGGTTGGAGTACGAGACAAGGACAAAGTGTTGTTGCTTGAAGACCCGGCTATCAAGGAGGAGAAGAAGCTTCTCGGGTTGACGGGTCGGGTACGACCCATTGGGCCTCCACCAGCTTACCAAACCATTACTGTCTAA